In Lewinellaceae bacterium, a single window of DNA contains:
- the mtaB gene encoding tRNA (N(6)-L-threonylcarbamoyladenosine(37)-C(2))-methylthiotransferase MtaB — MATPRTVAFYTLGCKLNYSETSSIGRLFEGAGYTEVGFKDGADIYVVNTCSVTEFADRKCRQIVRRALKYSPEAKVVVVGCYAQLKPEEIADIEGVDLVLGAAEKFRILDYVEELSKAPGKGMVRAGEATEARDFVNAFSFGDRTRSFLKVQDGCDYKCTFCTIPLARGRSRSDTIENVVANARSIADRGVKEIVLTGVNIGDFGNGTEVIEGVKPKKEALFIDLIRELDQVEGIDRFRISSIEPNLCTDEVIEFVAQSERFVPHFHIPLQSGNNKQLRQMRRRYKRELYAERVAKIKSLMPHCCIGVDVIVGFPGETEEDFLETYRFINELDISYLHVFTYSERPNTPAFEMEGVVDMEERRRRNQMLGILSEKKRRHFYAQHLGQSREVLFERSKEKGKMSGFTDNYIRIEAPLQKELLNCLAPANLRRINEKGQVEVELAPVEA, encoded by the coding sequence ATGGCAACACCGCGGACGGTTGCATTTTACACGCTAGGCTGCAAACTCAATTATTCCGAGACTTCCTCCATCGGGCGGCTCTTCGAAGGGGCCGGCTACACGGAAGTGGGCTTCAAGGATGGGGCAGACATATACGTCGTGAACACTTGTTCGGTAACGGAATTTGCCGACCGGAAATGCCGGCAGATCGTGCGCCGGGCCCTGAAGTACTCCCCGGAGGCGAAGGTGGTCGTAGTGGGCTGTTACGCCCAACTGAAACCGGAAGAGATTGCCGATATTGAAGGGGTTGACCTTGTGCTGGGCGCCGCCGAAAAATTCCGCATACTGGACTATGTCGAAGAACTGAGCAAAGCGCCGGGCAAGGGCATGGTCCGCGCCGGCGAGGCAACGGAAGCCCGCGATTTTGTCAACGCTTTCTCCTTTGGCGACCGCACCCGCTCTTTCCTGAAGGTACAGGATGGGTGCGACTATAAATGCACCTTCTGCACCATCCCACTGGCGCGGGGCCGCAGCCGCAGCGACACGATTGAGAACGTGGTGGCTAATGCCCGCAGCATCGCTGACAGGGGCGTGAAGGAGATCGTGCTCACCGGCGTCAATATCGGAGATTTTGGAAACGGCACCGAAGTTATTGAAGGAGTAAAGCCTAAAAAAGAAGCCCTGTTCATCGATCTGATCCGCGAGCTGGACCAGGTGGAAGGCATCGACCGGTTTCGCATTTCCTCTATCGAACCGAACTTGTGTACGGACGAGGTCATCGAATTTGTCGCTCAGTCGGAGCGCTTCGTTCCCCACTTCCATATTCCGCTGCAATCGGGCAATAACAAACAATTGCGGCAGATGCGCCGCCGGTACAAGCGGGAACTGTATGCAGAGCGCGTGGCTAAGATCAAATCGCTGATGCCCCACTGCTGCATTGGGGTAGACGTGATCGTCGGTTTTCCAGGCGAAACGGAGGAAGATTTTCTGGAAACCTATCGCTTCATCAACGAACTCGACATCAGCTACCTGCACGTATTCACCTATTCGGAAAGGCCCAATACGCCGGCCTTCGAAATGGAAGGAGTGGTAGATATGGAAGAGCGCCGCCGCCGCAATCAAATGCTGGGTATCCTCAGCGAGAAAAAGCGCCGCCATTTTTATGCGCAACACCTGGGGCAAAGCCGGGAAGTGCTCTTCGAGCGCAGCAAGGAAAAGGGGAAGATGTCCGGTTTTACCGACAACTACATCCGCATCGAGGCACCGCTGCAGAAGGAACTGTTGAATTGCCTGGCGCCGGCAAACCTGCGCCGGATTAATGAAAAGGGGCAGGTGGAAGTGGAGTTGGCGCCGGTAGAAGCGTGA
- a CDS encoding prolipoprotein diacylglyceryl transferase, with amino-acid sequence MYPDLSYLFHDLIGTPIDNWLSIFKTFGLLLVLAILSAALILYRELKLKAGKGVFQPAKVKLEYGKPAGWGELLSNAAWGFVLGYKGFYAIQNMEQLKQDAAGVLLSLDGTWWTGIALAALFAGGRYWEAKKKALPQPKVVVKDVYPHDRIGDITMIAAISGVVGAKIFAIAEDIPTLIKDPVGTILSGGGLAIYGGLIVGFLAVSYYLRLKKIPLLPVLDAVAPALIIAYGVGRLGCHLAGDGDWGIANTLSQPGWWFLPDWLWAYDYPHNVLNEGVLIEGFDGRYNHRLVPPVFPTPVYETIAALLIGGILLGLRNKVSAYPGMLFFIYLIFNGIERFWIEKIRVNPEYTNLGITYTQAEFISVVLFLIGVAGVVVLWQKNKGAEA; translated from the coding sequence ATGTACCCCGACCTCTCCTACCTCTTCCACGACCTGATCGGCACGCCCATCGACAACTGGCTGTCGATCTTCAAGACCTTCGGCCTGCTGCTGGTACTGGCCATCCTTTCGGCAGCCCTGATCCTGTACCGGGAGCTGAAGCTCAAGGCCGGGAAGGGCGTTTTTCAGCCGGCGAAGGTGAAGCTGGAATACGGCAAGCCGGCCGGCTGGGGAGAACTTCTATCCAATGCCGCCTGGGGTTTCGTTCTTGGGTACAAAGGCTTTTACGCCATTCAAAATATGGAGCAGCTGAAACAGGATGCTGCCGGCGTCTTGCTTTCTCTGGACGGAACCTGGTGGACTGGCATCGCCCTGGCAGCCCTCTTTGCCGGGGGGCGCTATTGGGAGGCCAAAAAGAAGGCCCTGCCCCAGCCCAAAGTGGTAGTAAAAGATGTGTACCCGCACGACCGCATCGGCGATATTACCATGATAGCGGCCATTTCCGGGGTAGTGGGCGCCAAGATTTTTGCCATTGCCGAAGATATTCCTACCCTGATTAAAGACCCCGTTGGAACGATCCTTTCCGGTGGCGGCCTGGCGATCTACGGCGGGCTGATCGTTGGTTTTTTGGCCGTCAGCTATTATCTGCGCCTCAAAAAAATACCCTTATTGCCCGTGCTCGACGCCGTAGCCCCGGCGCTCATCATCGCCTATGGCGTCGGCCGCCTGGGCTGCCATCTGGCCGGCGACGGCGACTGGGGCATCGCCAATACGCTATCGCAGCCGGGCTGGTGGTTTTTGCCCGACTGGCTGTGGGCGTACGACTATCCTCACAATGTACTCAACGAAGGGGTGCTCATCGAAGGCTTCGACGGGCGCTACAACCATCGCCTGGTTCCTCCGGTTTTTCCTACCCCCGTCTACGAAACGATTGCCGCCTTGCTGATCGGCGGCATCCTGCTGGGCCTGCGCAATAAAGTATCCGCCTACCCGGGCATGCTCTTCTTCATCTATCTCATCTTCAACGGCATCGAACGCTTCTGGATCGAAAAAATCCGGGTCAATCCGGAGTATACTAACCTGGGCATCACTTATACGCAGGCAGAGTTTATTTCTGTGGTGCTCTTTCTGATTGGGGTGGCTGGGGTGGTTGTGCTTTGGCAGAAGAACAAAGGAGCGGAGGCATAA
- a CDS encoding VOC family protein — MKRVTGIGGIFFKAKDPKALQAWYQKHLGLPATPDGYIVLQWGQEGDSGYTVWSAMPESTQYYAPSPSPFMINYRVENLDALLAVLKEEGVEIVGEPEKYEYGKFGWILDPEGNKIELWEPRDEEFRKMNKLE, encoded by the coding sequence ATGAAAAGAGTAACCGGCATCGGCGGCATTTTCTTCAAAGCCAAAGACCCCAAGGCCCTGCAGGCCTGGTACCAGAAGCACCTCGGGCTTCCCGCCACCCCCGATGGCTACATCGTCCTGCAATGGGGGCAGGAGGGCGATTCGGGCTACACGGTATGGAGCGCCATGCCCGAAAGCACGCAGTACTATGCGCCCAGCCCGTCCCCGTTCATGATCAATTACCGGGTGGAGAACCTGGATGCCTTGCTCGCCGTGCTAAAGGAAGAAGGCGTGGAAATCGTTGGCGAGCCAGAGAAATACGAGTACGGCAAATTCGGCTGGATCCTGGACCCGGAGGGCAATAAGATCGAGCTTTGGGAACCCAGGGATGAGGAGTTTCGGAAGATGAATAAGCTGGAGTGA
- the dcm gene encoding DNA (cytosine-5-)-methyltransferase yields MDPHRENIRFIDLFCGIGGFRVAFEEACEETGIKAQCVFSSDIDTFCQDSYEANFGERPHGDITQVDEKEIPGHDILFAGFPCQPFSIIGQMKGLDDTRGTLFFDIARIIKEKQPKAFILENVKQLVGHDKGKTLKVILKTLKELGYHVQYSVLNALDYGLPQKRERVLIVGHKEPIMFTFPSPIKPYKPLIEVLENKVDKKHYASDYIRQKRKESHKSSFYPSIWHENKSGNICSYPFSCALRAGASYNYLLVNGERRLTPREMLRLQGFPDWYKIVVSDSQAKRQAGNAVPVNMVKAVVQKLLPLIVVPIRVCSRVIRLNRQTGTNNEQQTPLNTSHSPTQKPAEH; encoded by the coding sequence ATGGACCCTCATAGGGAAAACATCCGATTTATAGATTTATTCTGTGGAATAGGTGGCTTCAGGGTCGCTTTTGAAGAAGCTTGTGAAGAGACAGGAATAAAAGCCCAATGCGTATTTTCGTCAGACATCGACACATTTTGTCAAGACTCCTATGAGGCTAACTTTGGTGAAAGGCCTCATGGAGATATTACCCAAGTAGACGAGAAAGAAATCCCAGGCCATGATATTCTCTTTGCAGGTTTTCCTTGTCAACCTTTTAGCATAATTGGACAAATGAAAGGGCTTGACGATACCAGGGGGACACTTTTTTTTGACATTGCACGAATCATCAAAGAAAAACAACCAAAAGCATTTATACTTGAAAATGTTAAACAACTCGTTGGGCATGACAAGGGTAAAACGTTGAAAGTTATTCTAAAAACACTAAAAGAACTTGGCTATCACGTTCAATATAGCGTCTTAAATGCTTTAGATTATGGACTCCCTCAAAAAAGAGAACGTGTTTTAATTGTTGGACATAAAGAACCAATTATGTTCACATTTCCAAGCCCGATTAAACCCTACAAACCACTTATTGAAGTATTAGAAAATAAAGTTGATAAAAAACATTATGCTTCAGACTACATAAGGCAAAAAAGAAAAGAAAGTCATAAATCTTCCTTTTACCCTTCGATTTGGCATGAAAATAAGTCTGGAAATATTTGTTCTTATCCTTTTTCATGCGCATTAAGAGCGGGCGCTTCATATAATTACTTGCTTGTTAATGGAGAGAGGCGACTGACTCCAAGGGAAATGCTTAGGCTTCAAGGTTTTCCTGATTGGTATAAAATAGTTGTCAGCGATAGTCAGGCAAAACGTCAAGCGGGAAATGCTGTCCCAGTAAATATGGTAAAAGCAGTTGTTCAAAAACTTCTTCCTTTGATAGTTGTTCCCATCCGTGTATGCAGCCGGGTTATCCGGCTGAACAGACAGACGGGAACCAACAACGAACAACAAACACCCCTCAATACTTCTCACTCACCAACACAAAAGCCGGCGGAACATTGA
- a CDS encoding PD40 domain-containing protein: MKHFVLFLAAFLCMAPIRAQTEKKQEAKEYFFHQQYSDALSVLKSARNLVKTDQEARFLQAVCLYHLNQLDQAMPLFQEQIREDKAPYPECWLYQARIYHAMHQFGKAAESYKDYLRQLKANHPNRQAVWDEIRRCARGMEWQYKPSEAIVENMGPDINTEYDEFAPVLSQNFSDKLYFSSIRPGNIGGRRDANGQIDNRLGKYHSDMFSAEIIGANKWGNARGLHHLLNSPQHEVLLDFNREGTALYYFKGWSAERGQILIDTFKKVEERTFTSDPFQGPLNTALGDGTPFFFNDTLLYFSSRRPGGYGGLDLYFATFSRGRWSAPQNLGPVINTSYDETTPFIARDGKTLYFSSNNSSRSLGGLDVLKAVYNDRSQRWTEPENIGIPVNSAGDDAYFRIAKDGFTAYFSSSRKDGYGQRDLYIAYFNNFLPEMELLVAIPPPSGPPSVAQIQEGYTPSRNERANTLPEAAETAGDELPPLEGGSSANTFAPLYFQTTYRALDAEHKAQLNKIAALLRETPGLQLIITAYHTGNLPVSQRLFQGMKQAETAAGYLMEQGVSGNQIFMRSGDAKGFDLRYGNYSLDFSFKKPGNAPPSLVVPDLEMGLSSAIPGHVLNSNLLYKVQVYSLSGEYKGELLGQHSHAMIEKEPNLAYYRYTLGAFSRYADAESFRQQLIREGQRSAYVVPYLYGIRADRMMARRHIIDFPDLQHYAN; encoded by the coding sequence ATGAAACATTTCGTACTTTTCCTGGCTGCATTCTTGTGTATGGCGCCCATCCGGGCGCAAACCGAAAAGAAGCAGGAAGCCAAAGAATATTTCTTTCACCAGCAGTATTCTGATGCGCTCTCTGTGCTCAAAAGCGCCCGCAACCTGGTTAAAACGGATCAGGAGGCCCGGTTTTTACAGGCGGTTTGTTTATATCACCTCAACCAGCTGGACCAGGCGATGCCTCTGTTTCAGGAACAAATCCGGGAAGACAAGGCTCCTTATCCGGAATGCTGGCTTTACCAGGCCAGGATTTATCACGCCATGCATCAATTTGGCAAAGCCGCCGAATCTTACAAAGACTATCTCCGCCAACTCAAAGCCAACCACCCCAACCGCCAGGCTGTCTGGGATGAAATACGCCGTTGCGCCCGTGGAATGGAATGGCAATACAAGCCTTCAGAGGCCATTGTCGAAAACATGGGCCCGGATATCAATACCGAATACGATGAATTTGCTCCGGTATTAAGCCAGAACTTCAGCGATAAACTATATTTCTCCTCCATTCGCCCGGGCAACATTGGCGGGCGGCGCGATGCTAATGGCCAGATCGACAACCGCCTCGGCAAGTACCATAGCGATATGTTTTCCGCCGAAATCATCGGGGCCAATAAATGGGGCAATGCCAGGGGGCTCCATCACCTGCTCAATAGCCCCCAACATGAAGTGCTGCTCGATTTCAACCGGGAAGGCACCGCGCTCTACTACTTCAAAGGCTGGTCGGCCGAACGAGGGCAAATTCTCATCGACACTTTCAAAAAGGTCGAGGAGCGAACGTTTACCTCCGACCCTTTTCAAGGGCCTTTGAATACAGCTCTGGGGGACGGCACTCCCTTTTTTTTCAACGATACCCTGCTCTATTTCTCAAGCCGGCGGCCCGGCGGTTACGGTGGCCTCGACCTCTACTTCGCCACCTTTTCCCGGGGCCGGTGGTCCGCCCCCCAAAACCTGGGGCCGGTGATCAATACTTCCTACGACGAGACCACTCCCTTCATCGCCCGAGACGGCAAAACGCTCTATTTCAGCTCTAACAATAGCAGCCGCAGCCTGGGAGGGCTGGATGTGTTGAAGGCGGTTTACAACGACCGGTCTCAACGATGGACAGAGCCGGAAAATATAGGCATACCGGTAAATTCTGCCGGAGATGACGCTTATTTCCGCATCGCCAAAGACGGATTTACCGCCTACTTCTCCTCTTCTCGTAAAGACGGCTATGGCCAACGCGACCTGTACATTGCCTACTTCAATAATTTCCTGCCGGAGATGGAGCTGTTGGTTGCCATTCCGCCTCCTTCCGGCCCTCCGTCCGTTGCTCAGATACAGGAAGGCTACACTCCTTCCCGCAACGAACGGGCCAATACCCTTCCGGAAGCCGCCGAAACTGCCGGCGACGAGTTGCCCCCCCTGGAAGGCGGGAGTTCGGCCAATACATTTGCTCCGCTTTATTTCCAGACAACCTACCGGGCGTTGGATGCTGAACACAAAGCCCAACTGAACAAAATTGCCGCCCTGCTGAGGGAAACGCCGGGCCTGCAGTTGATCATTACAGCCTATCATACCGGCAATTTGCCTGTTTCTCAACGGCTATTCCAGGGCATGAAACAAGCGGAAACCGCCGCCGGATACCTGATGGAGCAAGGAGTCAGCGGCAATCAGATATTCATGCGAAGCGGCGACGCCAAAGGCTTTGACCTGCGTTACGGAAATTACAGCCTGGATTTTTCTTTCAAGAAGCCCGGTAATGCCCCGCCCAGCCTGGTCGTGCCCGACCTGGAAATGGGGCTCTCCTCCGCCATTCCGGGGCACGTTCTCAACAGCAATCTCCTCTACAAGGTACAGGTCTATTCCCTGAGCGGAGAATATAAAGGCGAACTGCTCGGGCAACACTCCCATGCCATGATCGAAAAAGAACCCAACCTGGCCTATTACCGGTATACGCTGGGCGCTTTTTCCCGTTATGCGGACGCGGAATCCTTCCGGCAACAATTGATCCGGGAGGGCCAGCGCAGCGCTTATGTCGTGCCTTATCTTTACGGCATCCGGGCGGACCGGATGATGGCCAGGCGGCATATTATTGACTTTCCTGATCTTCAACATTACGCCAACTGA
- a CDS encoding 2-oxo acid dehydrogenase subunit E2 translates to MAQVELIMPKMGESIMEATILKWVKRPGDTVEEDETILEIATDKVDSEVPSPVSGTLLEILFEENETVEIGKPIAIIGTEDEEAAPRPDVQEAATHSSATASENGHKNGAQQPQPQKKEPVPAPVGVERSGADGRFYSPLVRTIAEKENISMEELGKIEGSGSQGRVTKRDILAYVEERSDAPQPQPQPQSQPQPQPQPQPQPQPTAKAPTAADGNTEIIEMDRMRKLIAEHMSNSKKTSPHVTSFVEVDVTNIVNWRNKVKKQFLERHGEKITFTPIFIEAIARAIRDFPMINISVEGTTIIRKKDINIGMAAALPTGNLIVPVIRNADHLNLLGLTKKVNDLAGRARENKLKPEEIQGGTFTLTNVGTFGNVMGTPIINQPQVAIMAAGAIRKKPAVVETEFGDLIAVRHLMFLSLSYDHRVVDGFLGGSFLRRVGDYLENFDHKQEI, encoded by the coding sequence ATGGCTCAAGTTGAATTGATCATGCCCAAAATGGGCGAGAGCATTATGGAAGCCACCATTCTCAAATGGGTGAAAAGGCCTGGCGATACTGTGGAGGAAGATGAGACTATTCTCGAAATTGCGACCGACAAGGTCGACTCTGAGGTGCCCTCGCCGGTAAGCGGCACCCTCCTCGAAATCCTGTTCGAAGAAAACGAAACAGTAGAGATCGGCAAGCCGATTGCTATCATCGGCACGGAGGACGAGGAAGCAGCGCCCCGCCCGGATGTGCAGGAAGCAGCAACGCATTCGAGCGCCACCGCTTCCGAGAACGGGCATAAAAATGGCGCGCAACAACCGCAGCCTCAAAAGAAAGAACCCGTTCCCGCTCCGGTTGGCGTAGAACGCAGTGGCGCCGACGGCCGATTTTACTCTCCGCTTGTGCGCACCATTGCCGAGAAGGAGAACATTAGCATGGAAGAGTTGGGAAAGATCGAAGGATCTGGTTCACAAGGCAGAGTGACCAAGAGAGACATCCTGGCTTATGTAGAAGAACGCTCGGATGCCCCCCAGCCTCAACCTCAACCTCAATCTCAACCTCAACCCCAGCCTCAACCTCAGCCCCAACCTCAACCCACCGCAAAAGCCCCTACTGCCGCCGATGGCAATACCGAGATCATAGAGATGGACCGCATGCGCAAGCTGATCGCCGAGCACATGTCCAATTCCAAGAAAACTTCCCCCCATGTTACTTCTTTTGTCGAGGTTGATGTAACCAATATCGTCAACTGGCGTAATAAGGTTAAGAAACAATTCCTGGAACGCCACGGTGAAAAGATCACCTTTACGCCGATCTTCATCGAGGCTATCGCAAGAGCCATCCGGGATTTCCCGATGATCAATATTTCGGTTGAGGGCACAACCATCATTCGCAAGAAGGACATCAATATTGGCATGGCGGCGGCCCTGCCCACCGGCAACCTGATCGTTCCCGTCATCAGAAATGCCGACCACCTCAACCTTTTGGGCCTCACTAAAAAGGTAAACGACCTGGCAGGCAGAGCCCGTGAAAACAAACTCAAACCGGAGGAGATACAGGGAGGAACCTTTACGCTGACAAATGTCGGCACCTTCGGCAACGTGATGGGCACTCCCATCATCAACCAGCCGCAGGTAGCCATCATGGCCGCAGGGGCCATTCGCAAGAAGCCGGCTGTTGTGGAGACCGAATTCGGAGACCTGATCGCAGTGCGCCACCTGATGTTCCTGTCTTTATCTTATGACCACCGCGTGGTCGATGGCTTCCTGGGTGGCTCTTTCCTGCGCCGCGTTGGCGACTACCTGGAAAACTTTGACCACAAGCAGGAAATTTAA
- a CDS encoding competence/damage-inducible protein A, producing the protein MKVHLITVGDEILIGQIVDTNSSWMARQLNLAGARITGVQSVGDDEDAIGQALEAALQQADAVLMTGGLGPTKDDITKKTLARFFGVELEFHQPTYDRIVRFFERLGRSTTEGHRQQCYMPANATLLANKMGTAPGMWFERDGKIVVSMPGVPYEMEYLMEHEVIPRLKNFFPGFPIAHRTILTAGEGESRIAEQLESLEEELPPHIKLAYLPNLGQVRLRLSGSQPDGDALEQELDFYAGKVRKQLGALVFGFETDRLEAAVGRLLQEQGKMLVTAESCTGGYLAHLITSVPGSSNYFKGSIVAYSNEVKMKHLKVSPQTLETYGAVSEQTVAEMVRGAVELLEADVAVAVSGIAGPGGGSPEKPVGTIWMAVGDSKRVLTRRIYAGKDRLKNIEYSAAHALNFVRQFLLQEKEAKA; encoded by the coding sequence ATGAAAGTACACCTGATCACCGTTGGCGATGAAATTCTCATCGGCCAGATCGTAGACACCAATTCTTCCTGGATGGCCCGGCAGCTCAACCTGGCCGGCGCCCGCATTACAGGCGTTCAATCGGTTGGCGACGACGAGGATGCCATCGGGCAAGCCCTGGAAGCTGCCCTGCAGCAGGCCGACGCCGTCTTGATGACCGGCGGGCTGGGGCCTACCAAGGACGACATAACCAAAAAGACGCTGGCCCGGTTCTTTGGGGTGGAGCTGGAATTTCACCAGCCCACTTACGACCGGATCGTGCGCTTCTTTGAGCGGCTGGGCCGAAGCACAACCGAGGGGCACCGGCAGCAGTGCTATATGCCCGCCAACGCCACGCTGCTGGCCAATAAGATGGGAACGGCTCCCGGCATGTGGTTTGAGCGGGACGGCAAGATCGTCGTCTCCATGCCTGGGGTACCCTACGAGATGGAATACCTCATGGAGCACGAGGTCATTCCGCGGCTGAAGAATTTCTTTCCCGGTTTCCCTATCGCTCACCGGACCATCCTGACCGCCGGGGAGGGAGAGTCGAGAATCGCCGAGCAACTGGAAAGCCTGGAAGAGGAATTGCCACCCCATATCAAACTGGCCTATCTGCCCAATCTGGGCCAGGTGCGCCTGCGGCTTTCCGGCTCGCAACCCGATGGGGACGCCCTGGAGCAGGAACTGGACTTCTACGCCGGCAAGGTCCGCAAACAACTCGGCGCGCTCGTCTTTGGCTTTGAAACCGACCGGCTGGAAGCCGCCGTAGGCCGTTTGCTTCAGGAGCAGGGCAAAATGCTCGTCACCGCCGAGAGTTGCACCGGCGGCTATCTGGCCCATCTGATCACTTCGGTGCCGGGCTCTTCCAATTACTTCAAAGGAAGCATCGTGGCCTATTCCAATGAAGTGAAGATGAAACACCTGAAAGTGAGCCCTCAAACCCTGGAAACTTATGGTGCAGTGAGCGAACAAACGGTGGCGGAAATGGTGCGGGGCGCCGTGGAACTGCTCGAAGCAGACGTAGCCGTCGCCGTTTCCGGCATTGCCGGGCCGGGAGGAGGAAGCCCGGAAAAGCCGGTCGGAACCATCTGGATGGCAGTGGGCGACAGCAAAAGGGTGCTCACCCGAAGGATTTACGCCGGCAAGGACCGCCTGAAGAATATTGAATACAGCGCCGCTCACGCCCTCAACTTCGTCCGGCAGTTTCTGCTGCAGGAAAAGGAAGCAAAAGCGTAG
- a CDS encoding biotin--[acetyl-CoA-carboxylase] ligase — MRKKNTLFIGKVFHEFPALPSTNLYALELLSKSKPSEGTVVSAVHQTAGRGQIGSSWDAKAGQNITLSVILYPSFLPARQQFSLTQAVALSVRDLAARYTEKPVKVKWPNDIYIGNGKVAGILIQTTLSHKGFQNCVAGVGVNVNQQQFSPLLPNPTSLSLAAGRFFELPPLIEEYCQALEHRYLQLKNGRLQAIGEEYLRHLYGIGRKKLFERPGGEQFTGQVSGVNADGQLLIRHNGREEAFHLKEVRMVLGAG, encoded by the coding sequence TTGCGTAAGAAAAACACCCTTTTTATCGGAAAGGTTTTCCACGAGTTCCCCGCTCTGCCTTCAACTAACCTTTACGCTCTGGAGCTTTTATCAAAAAGTAAACCAAGTGAAGGGACCGTCGTCTCAGCTGTCCATCAAACAGCAGGAAGGGGACAAATTGGCAGTTCCTGGGACGCAAAGGCAGGACAAAATATCACGCTGAGCGTTATCCTCTATCCGTCTTTTCTTCCGGCCCGGCAGCAATTTTCGCTCACTCAGGCAGTAGCCTTGTCCGTCCGGGACCTCGCCGCAAGGTACACAGAAAAACCCGTTAAAGTCAAGTGGCCCAATGACATCTACATTGGCAACGGCAAAGTTGCCGGCATCCTCATTCAAACCACCCTCAGCCACAAAGGGTTCCAAAACTGTGTGGCGGGGGTTGGCGTGAATGTCAATCAGCAACAGTTTTCCCCTCTTTTGCCCAACCCTACTTCCCTGAGCCTGGCAGCCGGCAGGTTCTTTGAGTTGCCTCCGCTTATCGAAGAATATTGCCAGGCGCTGGAACACCGGTACCTGCAGTTGAAAAACGGGCGCCTCCAGGCCATCGGCGAAGAATATCTCCGGCACTTGTACGGAATAGGGCGGAAAAAGTTATTCGAGCGGCCTGGCGGGGAGCAGTTTACAGGCCAGGTCAGCGGGGTCAACGCGGACGGGCAGTTGCTCATCCGGCACAATGGAAGGGAAGAGGCCTTTCACCTGAAGGAGGTAAGGATGGTGTTGGGGGCGGGGTAG
- the rsfS gene encoding ribosome silencing factor — protein MNSQAKVKQRRLQIEELNELIIESIQDIKGKKIVKLDLRRLEDAPTDFFIICEGDSTTQVKAISDNIQKRVKEEGRELPSHVEGERNALWICLDFFTTAVHVFYRDTRSFYDLEQLWSDARFTEYESL, from the coding sequence TTGAATTCACAAGCTAAAGTAAAGCAGCGCAGGCTCCAAATCGAAGAATTAAACGAATTGATCATTGAAAGCATTCAGGATATCAAAGGCAAGAAGATCGTCAAGCTCGATTTGCGCCGCCTGGAAGATGCCCCCACTGATTTCTTCATAATTTGCGAGGGAGACTCCACCACTCAGGTCAAAGCCATCTCCGACAATATTCAGAAGCGGGTAAAAGAAGAAGGAAGAGAGCTGCCCTCTCACGTTGAAGGGGAGCGCAACGCCCTCTGGATTTGCCTTGACTTCTTCACCACGGCTGTCCATGTGTTCTATCGGGACACCCGCTCTTTTTACGATCTGGAACAACTTTGGAGCGATGCTCGCTTCACAGAATACGAATCTTTATAG